Proteins encoded within one genomic window of Prosthecobacter algae:
- a CDS encoding MFS transporter, producing the protein MPAPKLTSTQWLICFIAAIGFAFDIYELLMLPLIVKPALASLGGVGPDGVPLLLPGTPEFTQWARMLFFIPALAGGVFGLIGGYLTDRLGRRRVLTYSILLYAFAACAAGFSQNLYQLLFFRCLVFIGVCVEFVAAVAWLAELFKDNVQREKVLGYTQAFSSIGGLLVAGANVLAAKFALDLPAIHGGHEAWRYTLISGVIPALPLILIRPFLPESPEWARKKEAGVLKRPSIRELFAPELIRTTVLTTLVFAASYGIAFGAIQQLPQILGAQALNTPNEAGHAAMIATAKGAVGKAVQEAKAEGKPEIPAGKKRQIGGNASDAAVAQITFWQEIGGMIGRIALAFLAVVIVSRRSLFRVFQIPSLILVPLLFWWMSGQLNNPESLGMIKIGIFVAGFLTVAQFSFWGNYIPLVFPMHLRGTGESFAANIGGRVLGTAAAWITLTLAASDKPDPARIAIVGACVAGGYALIGAILTQFLPEPKPDAEEH; encoded by the coding sequence ATGCCCGCTCCCAAACTCACCTCCACCCAATGGCTGATCTGCTTCATCGCGGCGATCGGTTTCGCCTTCGACATTTATGAATTGCTGATGCTGCCACTGATTGTGAAGCCAGCGCTGGCTTCCCTGGGCGGCGTCGGGCCGGATGGGGTGCCGCTTTTGCTGCCGGGGACGCCGGAGTTCACGCAGTGGGCGCGCATGCTGTTCTTCATCCCCGCTCTGGCGGGGGGCGTCTTTGGCCTCATTGGCGGTTATTTGACGGATCGCCTGGGCCGTCGCCGGGTGCTGACTTACAGCATCCTTCTCTATGCCTTTGCTGCTTGCGCGGCTGGCTTCTCGCAGAACTTGTACCAGCTTCTCTTCTTCCGCTGCCTCGTCTTCATCGGCGTGTGTGTGGAGTTCGTGGCGGCTGTGGCCTGGCTGGCCGAGCTGTTCAAAGACAACGTGCAGCGTGAAAAGGTGCTGGGTTACACTCAGGCATTCTCCTCCATCGGTGGTCTGCTTGTGGCGGGTGCCAACGTGTTGGCGGCCAAGTTTGCGCTGGATCTGCCCGCCATTCATGGCGGTCATGAGGCCTGGCGTTACACGCTGATTTCCGGTGTCATTCCAGCCCTCCCGCTCATCTTGATCCGTCCGTTCCTGCCAGAGTCCCCCGAATGGGCCCGCAAGAAAGAAGCCGGTGTGCTCAAGCGCCCAAGCATCCGCGAGCTGTTCGCTCCAGAGCTCATCCGCACCACGGTGCTTACCACCCTGGTTTTCGCTGCCAGCTATGGCATTGCCTTCGGTGCTATCCAGCAGCTTCCGCAGATCCTCGGTGCCCAGGCGCTGAATACGCCGAATGAAGCCGGTCATGCCGCCATGATCGCCACCGCCAAAGGTGCTGTCGGCAAAGCGGTGCAGGAAGCCAAGGCCGAGGGCAAACCTGAAATCCCAGCCGGTAAAAAACGCCAGATCGGCGGCAACGCTAGCGATGCAGCCGTGGCCCAGATCACCTTCTGGCAGGAAATCGGCGGCATGATCGGCCGCATTGCCCTGGCTTTCCTGGCGGTCGTCATTGTCAGCCGCCGCAGCCTGTTTCGTGTATTCCAGATTCCCTCGCTCATCCTGGTCCCGCTGCTCTTCTGGTGGATGTCCGGCCAGCTCAACAATCCGGAGAGCCTGGGCATGATCAAGATCGGCATCTTTGTCGCTGGTTTCCTCACAGTGGCCCAGTTCAGCTTCTGGGGGAACTACATCCCGCTGGTCTTCCCGATGCATCTTCGTGGCACAGGGGAAAGCTTTGCCGCTAACATTGGAGGTCGCGTACTGGGCACGGCCGCTGCCTGGATCACCCTGACCCTGGCCGCCTCTGACAAGCCTGATCCCGCCCGCATCGCCATCGTCGGTGCCTGTGTGGCCGGTGGTTATGCCCTCATCGGGGCCATCCTCACCCAGTTCCTGCCAGAGCCGAAGCCGGATGCCGAGGAGCATTGA
- a CDS encoding pseudouridine synthase: MPRLDQLLSSLGYGSRREVADFVKSGRVRLGGEVVKKADTKVQAEDVTLDDEAMEAPHGLLALLHKPLGHVCTHSDGEGPTIYELLPPRWMARKPSVTSIGRLDKDTSGLILITDLGPLVHRYTSPKAEVEKIYEVTVDRELDPALVATFASGGVMLRGEDKPCLPAQLEITSPLTARLTLMEGRYHQVRRMFASQGWHVEKLHRSRFGDYTLGDLAPGEWRMLDMPEEV; this comes from the coding sequence GTGCCCCGCCTTGATCAACTGCTCTCCTCCCTCGGCTACGGTTCGCGCCGGGAAGTCGCGGATTTCGTGAAATCCGGGCGTGTGCGTCTTGGCGGGGAAGTCGTCAAAAAAGCGGACACGAAAGTTCAGGCGGAAGACGTCACTCTGGACGATGAGGCTATGGAGGCGCCCCACGGCTTACTCGCCTTGTTACATAAACCGTTAGGCCATGTGTGTACTCACAGCGACGGCGAAGGCCCTACGATTTACGAACTGCTGCCCCCGCGCTGGATGGCCCGCAAGCCCTCGGTGACCAGCATTGGCCGCCTGGACAAGGACACCAGTGGCCTGATCCTGATCACGGACCTGGGGCCCCTGGTCCACCGCTACACCTCCCCCAAGGCGGAGGTGGAAAAAATCTACGAAGTCACCGTGGACCGGGAACTGGACCCTGCCCTCGTTGCCACCTTTGCCAGCGGCGGCGTCATGCTACGCGGTGAGGACAAACCCTGCCTGCCGGCGCAGCTCGAGATCACCAGCCCTCTCACTGCCAGGCTTACGCTGATGGAGGGCAGGTACCATCAAGTGCGCCGCATGTTTGCCAGCCAGGGCTGGCATGTGGAGAAGCTGCATCGCAGCCGCTTCGGTGACTACACCCTGGGCGATCTTGCCCCGGGCGAATGGCGGATGCTGGATATGCCTGAAGAGGTATAA
- a CDS encoding DUF2167 domain-containing protein, giving the protein MSTLRTLTLAGLLMGLVVPFLNAQETKPAAAEPTAEEQAAREKEFLNEIEALGWTREGKAKVGSMAEVAIPKGWRFTDGNGTRSLLKMYGNLPGDSELGMLTTEGHGPWVIFEFEDSGYVKDDEKNELDADAMLKSLKEGQEIGNERRREMGLEELQLLGWAVPPRFNDKTKNLEWALRIGSKNGQSINYSTRLLGRHGVMEVDLVCGPEEMDTLVPQYQSIIAGFQYVTGNSYAEYREGDKVAKYGLTALVAGGAAVAAGKMGLFAKLGGLFAKMGKAVIVVIAGIGIALKSLIGKLFGKKEQI; this is encoded by the coding sequence ATGTCAACCCTACGCACCCTCACCTTGGCAGGTCTCCTCATGGGCCTCGTCGTCCCTTTCCTCAACGCCCAGGAAACCAAGCCCGCCGCCGCTGAGCCGACGGCTGAAGAGCAGGCCGCCAGGGAAAAGGAGTTCCTCAACGAGATCGAGGCCCTGGGCTGGACCCGTGAAGGCAAGGCCAAGGTGGGCAGCATGGCGGAGGTGGCCATTCCCAAAGGCTGGCGCTTCACCGATGGCAACGGCACCCGCTCCCTGCTGAAGATGTATGGCAACCTGCCGGGCGATTCCGAACTGGGCATGCTGACCACCGAAGGCCATGGCCCCTGGGTCATCTTTGAGTTTGAAGATTCCGGTTACGTCAAAGACGATGAGAAGAACGAGCTGGATGCTGATGCCATGCTGAAATCCCTCAAGGAAGGTCAAGAGATCGGCAACGAGCGCCGCCGTGAGATGGGCCTGGAGGAACTTCAGTTGCTGGGCTGGGCCGTGCCCCCTCGCTTCAACGACAAGACGAAAAATCTGGAGTGGGCCCTGCGGATCGGCTCCAAAAACGGGCAGTCAATCAACTACAGCACCCGGCTCCTGGGCCGCCATGGGGTGATGGAGGTGGACCTCGTCTGCGGACCTGAAGAAATGGACACCCTGGTGCCGCAGTATCAGAGCATCATCGCCGGCTTCCAGTATGTCACCGGCAACAGCTATGCCGAGTATCGTGAAGGTGACAAGGTGGCCAAATACGGCCTCACTGCCCTGGTGGCCGGTGGCGCTGCCGTGGCTGCTGGCAAGATGGGTCTCTTTGCCAAACTGGGCGGCCTCTTCGCGAAGATGGGCAAAGCCGTGATCGTCGTCATCGCTGGTATCGGCATTGCCCTCAAAAGCCTCATCGGCAAGCTCTTCGGCAAGAAGGAACAGATCTGA
- a CDS encoding S16 family serine protease: MKKHPHWPWSSLVCLGLCLTFLLLVPGVDAQQQTYRRLNFSTKRHVLAESVRLPGNFYSGEGEVVIAPSNSATCTLEIDSAAVVEKIRFIIRKGAQLRVRGALLRECQISLDPGAEVVLDSCAMDRCEFNADGTQSAEPAKLRIINSIVSSGAWLVPMNSLGLEMMDSVVIGQQSSIGGLRLETGSLDKLDDVARRPNIRYTRFQNCFVHASILLTSSQVTFERCRGSFSGERPPIGNGGTKPMVMMPIRWVDSIPAALPTQIGDGVGVLMVEQPISGGCSLTAKVENGALSMDGLTQTEPKLISLFLPQSVAEGTSPGYSMGTASTSSLPSSKELKLKQTHVNGLLVMPLASGKEAGQVTRMNMTALPGNSYIRFNQPVGTDMMTALNEVNKFVLLRHEGMPRGLDLEIAFEEKYSGKDGPSAAVACALLVESMYTGQTWDPAFAVTGDMNADGSVQPIGGVSAKLRGATKGACKIIAIPAKNERAVSDILVMDGPAALAGIHVFSLENFDQAVNLASLQRQATLQQALDEFDVIRTVLLRDPRQMIAILRSAQAVARLQAILEKAPNSLSAKHLLLYAQGRMPSMLSIGGSLEAADSNALALLASIRNDFKGAVRNLKQDELGGALNRLSNLRPRMDPRVWPYVDALVDYGQIVRTEVLNPARTAAKFNEMAGRANQAGSLVNAAKEGLLADPEVREDLGL; encoded by the coding sequence ATGAAAAAACACCCTCATTGGCCCTGGAGCTCTCTCGTCTGTCTGGGGCTTTGCCTGACATTCCTGCTCCTGGTCCCAGGTGTCGACGCCCAGCAGCAGACCTACAGGAGGCTGAATTTTTCGACCAAACGGCATGTGCTAGCAGAATCTGTCCGCCTGCCTGGGAACTTTTACTCCGGCGAGGGAGAGGTGGTCATCGCTCCCTCCAATTCCGCCACTTGCACGCTCGAAATCGATTCCGCCGCCGTGGTGGAAAAAATCCGCTTTATCATCCGCAAAGGTGCCCAACTGAGAGTGCGCGGGGCTCTGCTGCGCGAGTGCCAGATCTCTCTGGACCCTGGGGCGGAAGTCGTACTGGACTCTTGCGCCATGGATCGCTGTGAATTCAATGCCGACGGCACGCAGAGTGCGGAGCCCGCCAAGCTGCGGATCATCAACAGCATTGTCTCCTCAGGTGCCTGGTTGGTGCCGATGAACAGCCTGGGGCTGGAGATGATGGACAGTGTGGTCATCGGCCAGCAAAGCAGCATTGGCGGCCTGCGTCTGGAGACAGGCTCCCTGGACAAGCTGGATGACGTGGCGCGCCGGCCGAACATCCGTTACACGCGTTTTCAAAACTGCTTCGTCCACGCTTCCATTTTGCTGACGTCCTCCCAGGTCACCTTTGAGCGCTGCCGGGGCTCTTTTTCTGGTGAGCGGCCGCCCATCGGCAACGGCGGGACCAAACCGATGGTGATGATGCCCATCCGCTGGGTGGACAGCATTCCGGCTGCCCTACCTACCCAAATCGGCGATGGCGTGGGTGTTTTGATGGTGGAACAGCCCATCTCCGGCGGCTGCTCCCTAACGGCGAAGGTGGAAAATGGGGCTTTGAGCATGGACGGCCTGACCCAGACAGAACCAAAGCTCATCTCGCTATTCCTGCCGCAGTCGGTGGCGGAGGGCACCTCCCCTGGATACTCGATGGGCACTGCCTCCACGAGCTCGCTGCCTAGCAGCAAAGAACTGAAACTGAAGCAGACGCACGTCAACGGCCTGCTGGTGATGCCCCTGGCCTCTGGCAAAGAAGCCGGCCAGGTGACACGCATGAACATGACGGCTCTTCCGGGCAACTCTTACATACGTTTCAACCAGCCTGTGGGCACCGACATGATGACCGCCCTCAATGAGGTGAACAAATTTGTCCTGCTGCGCCATGAGGGCATGCCCCGAGGCCTGGATCTGGAGATCGCCTTCGAAGAAAAATACTCCGGCAAGGACGGCCCCTCCGCCGCAGTCGCCTGCGCCCTGCTGGTGGAATCTATGTACACGGGTCAGACCTGGGACCCCGCCTTTGCCGTCACGGGCGACATGAATGCGGATGGCTCGGTGCAGCCCATCGGCGGAGTTTCCGCCAAGCTACGGGGTGCTACCAAGGGGGCCTGCAAGATCATCGCCATCCCCGCCAAGAACGAACGCGCCGTCTCTGACATCCTGGTGATGGACGGCCCCGCCGCCCTGGCGGGCATCCACGTTTTCTCTTTGGAGAACTTTGACCAGGCCGTCAACCTCGCCTCGCTTCAGCGGCAGGCCACGCTACAACAGGCGCTGGATGAATTCGATGTCATCCGCACCGTGCTGCTGCGCGATCCACGCCAGATGATCGCCATCCTGCGCAGCGCCCAGGCGGTCGCCCGGCTGCAGGCCATTCTCGAAAAAGCCCCCAACAGCCTCTCCGCCAAGCACCTGCTGCTCTATGCCCAGGGCCGCATGCCCAGCATGCTTTCCATCGGCGGATCCCTCGAGGCTGCAGACTCGAATGCCCTTGCTCTGCTGGCCTCCATTCGCAACGATTTCAAAGGCGCTGTGCGCAACCTAAAGCAGGATGAACTGGGCGGTGCCCTGAATCGACTGAGCAACCTGCGCCCCCGCATGGACCCCCGCGTCTGGCCCTATGTGGACGCCCTGGTGGACTATGGCCAGATCGTCCGTACCGAGGTGCTGAACCCGGCACGTACAGCGGCTAAGTTCAATGAAATGGCCGGGCGCGCCAACCAGGCGGGTTCGCTGGTCAATGCCGCTAAAGAAGGCCTTTTGGCGGATCCAGAAGTGCGGGAAGATCTGGGTCTGTAA
- the pyrE gene encoding orotate phosphoribosyltransferase, which yields MPLESDRAELAQILRTKSVKTGKFTLASGKESDLYVDCRVTTLDARGAVLVGRVLHDLLRKEEAAKGLSIGSLGGLTMGADPITLAVAMTSSLAGETKLIQAFNVRKEPKGHGRGKRIEGNFDPAQPVVVVDDVITTGDSTLKAIQAIEEEGGKVAFALILVDRQEGGRQNIESKGYPVVAAYTRADLV from the coding sequence ATGCCCCTTGAATCCGACCGCGCCGAACTCGCCCAAATCCTCCGCACCAAGTCCGTGAAGACGGGCAAATTCACCCTCGCCTCGGGCAAGGAGAGCGATCTTTATGTGGACTGTCGCGTGACCACGCTGGATGCCCGTGGGGCCGTCCTGGTGGGCCGCGTGCTCCATGACCTGCTGCGCAAAGAGGAGGCTGCCAAGGGCCTCAGCATCGGCTCCTTGGGCGGACTGACCATGGGGGCAGACCCCATCACCCTGGCTGTGGCCATGACCTCCAGCCTCGCCGGTGAAACGAAGCTGATCCAGGCCTTCAATGTGCGCAAAGAGCCCAAGGGGCATGGCCGTGGCAAGCGCATCGAGGGCAACTTCGATCCTGCCCAGCCCGTCGTGGTGGTGGATGATGTCATCACCACCGGCGACTCCACGCTGAAGGCCATCCAGGCCATCGAGGAAGAAGGCGGCAAAGTGGCCTTCGCCCTCATCCTGGTGGACCGCCAGGAAGGCGGCCGCCAGAACATCGAGAGCAAGGGTTACCCTGTCGTGGCCGCCTATACCCGGGCTGACCTGGTGTAG
- a CDS encoding FAD-dependent oxidoreductase, translating to MRILPLTLFFVASLQAADLQTDVCIYGATPGGVAAALAAARSGSDVVLVEPTARIGGLLTSGLSHTDFHSFESLTGSFLEFSQRVKAHYVKTYGADSDQVKASFEGTFGEPKVNLLVLQQLLKEQPRITLREKAVLVSLDIEDAAITQASFKSGDETLKVKAKVFIDGSYEGDLMANAGVKYHVGREGRDVYGESLAPEKGDSELQAYNFRFCATDDANNRVPIAAPKGYRREDFVAVLDFLKPGKIDRVFGYPSRCIVKAQTPALPNRKYDLNDVSRGLVRLSMPGHNLGWPEGDEAVRQAIFDEHLRYNVGLLYFLINDKAVPEAIQQPAREWGWCKDEFTETGHLPPQLYVREARRMIGQHVYVQQDSEHAPGDARAKLFTDSITMGDYGNNCHGTSHEGPQIGGKHGGEMYNPVPPYQVPYGALVAKECTNLLVPVAVSSSHVGFCALRLEPIWMSLGQASGHAAALAIQTSKPVHEVSMSTLQSRLHQDKSATIYVADVLPGHPLFEAVQWWGTAGGLHGLNPMPEKPGQRGKNLHGQYFEANPGHAAELSKPMDAYTRDLWLALTAKLGILSNELPKAPTRGDFIQAAFSKKQ from the coding sequence ATGCGAATCCTTCCCCTCACCCTTTTCTTCGTGGCCAGCCTCCAGGCGGCTGATCTGCAAACGGATGTCTGCATCTACGGTGCCACTCCAGGAGGTGTCGCCGCCGCTTTGGCTGCCGCTCGCTCCGGTAGCGACGTAGTTTTGGTCGAGCCCACGGCTCGCATCGGCGGCCTGCTCACCAGCGGTCTTTCCCACACGGACTTTCATTCCTTCGAATCCCTCACCGGCAGCTTTCTGGAGTTCAGCCAACGGGTGAAAGCCCATTACGTCAAAACTTACGGGGCCGATTCGGATCAGGTGAAGGCCAGCTTTGAAGGCACCTTTGGGGAACCGAAGGTCAATCTCCTCGTCCTGCAGCAGCTTCTCAAGGAGCAGCCGCGCATCACGCTCCGTGAAAAGGCGGTGCTGGTCTCGCTGGATATTGAAGATGCCGCCATCACCCAGGCCTCGTTCAAGTCGGGCGATGAAACGTTGAAGGTGAAGGCCAAAGTTTTCATTGATGGCAGCTATGAGGGGGATCTGATGGCCAATGCAGGCGTAAAATACCACGTCGGCCGCGAAGGCCGTGACGTGTATGGCGAGTCCCTGGCCCCGGAGAAAGGGGACAGCGAGCTGCAGGCCTACAACTTCCGCTTTTGCGCCACGGATGATGCGAACAACCGCGTGCCCATCGCCGCGCCCAAAGGCTACCGCCGGGAGGATTTTGTCGCGGTGCTGGACTTCCTGAAGCCCGGCAAGATTGATCGCGTCTTTGGCTATCCATCCCGCTGCATCGTCAAGGCGCAGACCCCGGCGCTGCCTAACAGAAAATATGATCTGAATGATGTCTCCCGTGGCCTCGTCCGCCTGTCCATGCCTGGGCACAACCTTGGCTGGCCGGAAGGTGATGAGGCCGTCCGCCAGGCCATCTTTGATGAGCACCTGCGCTACAACGTGGGCCTGCTGTATTTCCTCATCAATGACAAGGCCGTGCCGGAGGCCATCCAGCAGCCCGCGCGCGAGTGGGGCTGGTGCAAGGATGAGTTCACCGAGACCGGCCACCTGCCGCCCCAGCTCTATGTCCGCGAGGCTCGCCGCATGATCGGCCAGCATGTCTATGTCCAGCAGGACAGCGAGCACGCTCCAGGCGATGCCCGTGCAAAGCTGTTTACCGATTCCATCACCATGGGGGACTATGGTAACAACTGCCACGGCACCTCGCATGAAGGCCCGCAAATCGGCGGCAAGCATGGCGGCGAGATGTACAATCCGGTGCCCCCTTACCAGGTGCCGTATGGGGCCCTGGTGGCCAAGGAGTGTACCAATCTGCTGGTCCCCGTGGCCGTGTCCTCCTCCCATGTCGGTTTTTGTGCCCTTCGGCTGGAGCCCATTTGGATGTCTCTGGGCCAGGCTTCGGGCCATGCCGCCGCCCTCGCCATTCAGACTAGCAAGCCCGTCCATGAAGTATCCATGTCCACCCTCCAGTCCCGTCTGCATCAGGACAAGTCGGCCACCATCTATGTGGCAGATGTGCTGCCCGGCCACCCCCTGTTTGAGGCTGTGCAATGGTGGGGCACGGCAGGGGGACTGCATGGCCTGAACCCCATGCCGGAAAAGCCCGGCCAGCGTGGCAAAAACCTGCATGGCCAATACTTTGAGGCCAATCCCGGCCATGCGGCAGAGCTGTCCAAACCGATGGATGCCTACACCCGCGACCTGTGGTTGGCCCTGACGGCTAAGCTAGGCATCCTCTCCAATGAGCTGCCCAAGGCCCCCACCCGGGGTGACTTCATCCAGGCGGCGTTTTCCAAAAAACAGTGA
- a CDS encoding glycosyltransferase: MSAQPALNRRILHTEWSLGWGGQEIRILREMEAFRARGWHMQLACRETSTISKRALEAGFQVTHLPFKSALHLPTVFGLARLIRREQIALVHTHSSVDGWVGGMGAKLGGVPMVRSRHLSSPVRRGLNSKIVYDLLPEAVISSGRHIRDHLVHDGGCHPERQYSVPAGADTTIFHPDVPVEGLRASFGFSESDQIIGIVAVLRSWKGHEILLEAFTALAKEMPQARLLIVGEGPQRPTLVRRIKEAGLEGRAVLTGHRTDVANVMRIMNVCVLPSLKNEATSQVLPQAMLVGTPVVSSSAGGLTEVVADGVWGRVVPPGDVPALTQALRAVFAEPEVTRQMAVKAREHALGELTFETQIDRTEAVYRNLLG; the protein is encoded by the coding sequence ATGTCCGCCCAGCCCGCCCTCAACCGCCGCATCCTGCACACCGAATGGTCCCTCGGCTGGGGAGGACAGGAGATCCGCATCTTGCGTGAGATGGAGGCCTTTCGCGCCCGTGGCTGGCACATGCAGTTGGCCTGCCGGGAGACCTCCACCATTTCCAAAAGGGCGCTGGAGGCTGGTTTTCAGGTCACCCATTTGCCGTTTAAGTCGGCCTTACATCTGCCGACCGTCTTTGGGCTGGCCCGCCTCATCCGGCGCGAGCAAATCGCCCTCGTCCACACGCACAGTTCGGTGGATGGCTGGGTGGGCGGCATGGGGGCCAAGCTGGGCGGCGTGCCCATGGTGCGCAGCCGCCATCTCTCCTCGCCCGTGCGCCGGGGGCTGAATTCCAAGATCGTCTATGACCTGCTGCCCGAGGCCGTGATCTCCAGCGGTCGGCACATCCGGGATCACCTCGTCCATGATGGCGGCTGTCACCCGGAGCGGCAGTATTCCGTGCCAGCGGGTGCGGATACGACCATCTTCCATCCGGACGTCCCCGTAGAGGGCCTGCGCGCCTCCTTCGGCTTTTCGGAGTCAGACCAGATCATCGGCATCGTCGCCGTTCTGCGAAGCTGGAAGGGGCATGAGATCCTGCTCGAAGCTTTCACCGCCCTGGCCAAGGAGATGCCCCAGGCACGCCTGCTCATCGTGGGAGAAGGGCCTCAGCGGCCGACCCTGGTGCGGCGCATCAAAGAGGCCGGGCTGGAGGGCAGGGCCGTGCTCACCGGGCATCGGACCGATGTGGCCAATGTCATGCGCATCATGAATGTGTGCGTGCTGCCTTCGCTGAAAAATGAAGCCACATCCCAGGTGCTGCCCCAGGCCATGCTGGTGGGCACGCCAGTGGTATCATCCTCCGCAGGCGGGCTGACCGAGGTGGTGGCCGATGGCGTGTGGGGCCGGGTGGTGCCGCCGGGGGATGTGCCCGCACTCACCCAGGCTTTGCGGGCTGTCTTTGCCGAGCCCGAGGTGACCCGTCAGATGGCCGTCAAGGCCCGCGAACATGCGCTTGGGGAACTCACCTTCGAGACCCAGATTGACCGCACCGAAGCCGTTTACCGCAATCTCCTGGGTTAA
- a CDS encoding sugar transferase: protein MIGRRQEINLQLTQLLDSALLIFCLWLAYFLRSSVLAHVWPDLVEIPPMEKLYWIMAVVGPFTPLVLEARGFYTHLYHKSLGQSLRQLGEGLVIIGMVIGSLVVFLKWEVPSRSVVILAVALAGLALLIRETVQKSKLRHRIASGKGRERVLLAGMKSDMETFLARLPAEQRASLEISDLIDITVQPLGDLVAAMHRHSVARVIFAAQHVHFSKIEEAVQACETEGVEAWIAADFFQTAIARPTVDVLGGRLMLVFHSTPQISWALCFKEIVDRVGAAVLLLLSLPMWLVAIIGIRLSSQGPIFFRQERSGHYGKAFRMWKFRTMHADAEARRAELEAANEMSGPVFKITADPRIFPFGRWLRRMSIDELPQLLNVLRGEMSLVGPRPLPVYEIEKIEKHAQRRRLSVKPGLTCLWQVTGRNGIRNFEEWVELDLQYIDNWSLWLDLKILLRTLPAVLRGVGAS from the coding sequence ATGATTGGCCGCCGACAGGAAATCAATTTGCAGCTCACTCAGTTGCTGGACAGCGCATTGCTGATCTTTTGCCTCTGGCTGGCCTACTTTCTTCGATCCTCGGTCCTCGCCCACGTTTGGCCGGATCTGGTGGAAATCCCGCCAATGGAAAAGCTGTATTGGATCATGGCCGTGGTGGGTCCGTTCACGCCGCTGGTGCTGGAAGCACGGGGCTTTTACACGCATCTCTATCATAAGTCACTGGGCCAAAGCCTGCGCCAGTTGGGCGAGGGTTTGGTGATCATCGGCATGGTCATCGGGTCTTTGGTGGTTTTCCTGAAGTGGGAAGTGCCCAGCCGTTCCGTGGTCATCCTGGCGGTGGCCCTGGCAGGTCTGGCGCTGCTGATCCGCGAAACGGTGCAAAAAAGCAAGCTACGCCACCGAATCGCCTCCGGCAAAGGCCGCGAGCGGGTGCTGCTGGCCGGGATGAAATCGGACATGGAGACCTTTTTGGCCAGGCTGCCTGCGGAGCAACGGGCCAGCCTGGAGATCAGCGACCTCATTGACATTACAGTGCAGCCTCTGGGGGATCTGGTGGCGGCGATGCACCGGCACTCCGTGGCACGGGTGATCTTTGCCGCGCAGCATGTGCATTTCAGCAAGATCGAAGAGGCGGTGCAGGCCTGCGAAACGGAAGGTGTGGAGGCCTGGATCGCTGCAGACTTTTTCCAAACGGCCATCGCCCGGCCCACGGTGGATGTGCTGGGCGGCCGTCTGATGCTCGTTTTCCACAGCACCCCCCAAATTTCCTGGGCGCTTTGTTTCAAAGAAATCGTGGACCGTGTGGGCGCAGCGGTGCTGCTGCTGCTGTCCCTGCCCATGTGGCTGGTGGCCATCATCGGCATCCGGCTATCCTCCCAGGGGCCGATCTTTTTCCGGCAGGAACGTTCCGGCCACTATGGCAAGGCCTTCCGCATGTGGAAGTTCCGCACCATGCATGCGGATGCCGAAGCACGCCGAGCGGAACTGGAGGCTGCCAATGAAATGAGCGGCCCAGTGTTCAAGATTACGGCGGATCCGCGCATCTTCCCCTTTGGCCGCTGGCTGCGGCGCATGAGCATTGATGAGCTGCCCCAGTTGCTAAACGTGCTGCGGGGTGAAATGAGCCTGGTGGGCCCGCGCCCGCTGCCCGTCTATGAGATCGAGAAGATCGAGAAGCATGCACAGCGGCGGCGCCTGAGCGTGAAGCCGGGCCTCACCTGCCTGTGGCAAGTGACAGGCCGCAATGGCATCCGCAACTTTGAAGAGTGGGTGGAACTGGACCTCCAGTACATTGACAACTGGTCCCTGTGGCTGGACCTGAAAATCCTGCTGCGCACGCTGCCCGCTGTCCTTCGCGGCGTGGGGGCTTCTTAA
- a CDS encoding type I 3-dehydroquinate dehydratase → MPQLLSSSNLLLSSRPLTVGVIPDPGTLQLWASLSPAQREASCDVIELRLDTLKTPAAELRTALAGNSTPILLTARHPAEGGQGSEAAAGRIAQLEPLLDLATLMDIELRSAMDMRSLVQKAQGMGVRVIGSFHDFQATPGEEVLRGAINFAQPAGLDAVKLATFLNSSADLNRLITLTSEVHRLRLSSMGMGPLGRVSRLVLAKCGSLLNYGYLGEANAPGQWPAARLKELLAEL, encoded by the coding sequence ATGCCTCAACTCCTTTCCTCGAGCAACCTGCTCCTTTCCTCGCGGCCTCTCACCGTCGGGGTCATCCCAGATCCGGGCACACTTCAGCTCTGGGCTTCCCTGTCCCCCGCCCAGCGCGAGGCTTCTTGCGATGTCATCGAGCTCCGCCTCGACACGCTGAAAACTCCGGCTGCCGAGCTCCGCACCGCCTTGGCTGGAAATAGCACGCCCATTTTGCTGACGGCCCGCCATCCCGCCGAAGGCGGCCAGGGCAGTGAAGCCGCCGCCGGTCGCATCGCCCAGCTTGAGCCTCTTCTGGACCTCGCCACCCTCATGGACATCGAGCTGCGCAGCGCCATGGACATGCGTTCCTTGGTACAAAAGGCCCAGGGCATGGGCGTTCGCGTCATCGGTTCCTTCCATGATTTCCAGGCCACCCCGGGGGAGGAAGTCCTGCGCGGTGCCATCAACTTCGCCCAGCCTGCCGGGCTGGATGCCGTAAAGCTGGCCACCTTTCTCAACAGTTCGGCAGATTTGAACCGCCTCATCACCCTCACTTCAGAGGTTCATCGCCTGCGACTTTCCAGCATGGGCATGGGACCTTTGGGGCGAGTCTCGCGGTTGGTCCTTGCAAAGTGTGGCAGCCTGCTCAACTACGGCTATCTTGGCGAGGCGAACGCTCCTGGGCAGTGGCCTGCCGCCCGGTTGAAGGAACTCCTGGCTGAACTGTGA